Proteins from a single region of Carassius carassius chromosome 25, fCarCar2.1, whole genome shotgun sequence:
- the LOC132104230 gene encoding homeobox protein NOBOX-like isoform X1 has protein sequence MAEDALFVSDYDGPFPLCEEDEQRGYFRYGNNEQDNERERYSDGKEVEDKESQEFKMDSQVKLEEITENWTADQEPEDRKMEMQEEEIKTEDAKLKNEKVTEDDEETNKKVDNVETDEKYCKDEQERTLDFKNDETKTDDDDDDAEANDLLVPPLEDDCILQMGPDCTIDLVMVCDESVQRCMNEDLLLCPTKSSDLPQQPHIISPPRPLSITLPPQNTTVLPFQPQSLLQPHVPPQAQLAAPCLGKRPYGSNTNVPTGQLEVTLRQVYSTRRYTRFASKAAPLKPLASVGGQTSSQALPSVSTDAPLMPPKKKTRTFYSTDQLEELERVFQDDHYPDGDKRKEIAAAIGVTPQRIMVWFQNRRAKWRKTAKATAKKPPASRGQPCVQVNRSQIFSAPAVTSQHAMPKNTLPPYSTIRTSCTSPPGGFLEYMPPPMHSPPPIRRASLPLITAYNPPTHTVSMLLDTPEHSEPSSADATPLSLQTDSGFDFDGLGTSVKLDYMTSAPQNNTFNFQLNTFPQQSNTLLTQQTNSLLPQQTNTLLPQPASCLMPQQSSTILPQYSHLSYLTPSPYLTPNPTESSTAPYLPLTTGTNNTLPAFTSSGHAYLQSQTGNQMLLQSGVHAFQAYPWTTDMYSQSGQYTQAVFQSQLSSQGHESQYSQLLPQQHYVQLEGAPPQPSLPKPTPDSLLPNVKVESEDIGHSQPIRVSEAEPTFHCDFSPINF, from the exons ATGGCTGAAGATGCCTTGTTTGTCAGTGATTACG ATGGTCCATTTCCTCTGTGTGAGGAGGATGAGCAGAGAGGGTATTTTCGATATGGAAACAATGAGCAAGATAATGAGAGAGAAAGATACAGTGATGGAAAAGAGGTGGAAGACAAGGAGTCACAGGAGTTCAAGATGGACTCTCAGGTGAAACTAGAGGAAATAACTGAGAATTGGACAGCAGATCAAGAACCTGAAGACAGGAAAATGGAGATGCAGGAGGAAGAAATCAAAACTGAAGACGCCaaactaaaaaatgaaaaggtcacAGAGGATGACGAAGAGACAAACAAGAAAGTAGATAATGTAGAAACCGATGAAAAATATTGCAAAGATGAGCAGGAACGCACATTAGATTTCAAAAATGATGAAACAAAgaccgatgatgatgatgatgatgcagagGCAAACGACTTGCTGGTGCCGCCTCTGGAGGATGACTGTATTTTGCAGATGGGCCCAGACTGCACTATAGACCTGGTGATGGTGTGTGATGAGTCTGTGCAGAGATGTATGAACGAAGACCTTTTGTTATGCCCCACCAAATCTTCAGATCTGCCCCAGCAGCCCCATATAATATCCCCACCCAGACCGTTATCTATCACATTACCCCCTCAGAATACCACAGTACTCCCCTTTCAGCCCCAGTCTCTACTTCAACCTCACGTCCCACCACAGGCCCAGCTGGCGGCCCCATGCTTGGGCAAACGACCCTATGGAAGCAACACCAATGTACCCACCGGACAGCTGGAGGTGACACTGCGGCAGGTGTACAGCACTCGCCGCTACACCCGTTTTGCCAGTAAAGCAGCTCCACTTAAACCTCTGGCCTCAGTTGGTGGACAAACCAGCAGTCAGGCTTTACCCTCTGTCAGCACGGATGCTCCTCTAATGCCTCCAAAGAAGAAAACCCGCACCTTCTACAGCACCG ATCAGTTGGAGGAGCTGGAGCGTGTGTTTCAGGACGATCACTACCCTGATGGAGACAAGAGAAAGGAGATCGCTGCTGCCATCGGTGTTACGCCCCAGAGAATCATG GTGTGGTTTCAGAACCGTCGAGCAAAATGGAGAAAAACAGCAAAAGCCACAGCAAAAAAACCTCCTGCTAGTCGGGGTCAACCTTGTGTCCAGGTCAACAG gtcgCAAATTTTCTCAGCTCCTGCTGTTACATCTCAGCATGCCATGCCTAAAAACACACTTCCTCCCTACAGTACCATCCGGACCAGCTGCACTAGTCCACCAG GAGGTTTTTTGGAGTACATGCCCCCTCCCATGCACAGTCCTCCTCCGATACGGCGTGCTTCTTTGCCTCTCATCACGGCATACAACCCCCCTACTCATACTGTGTCCATGCTGCTGGACACTCCTGAACACAGTGAGCCCAGCTCTGCAGACGCAACGCCACTGAGTTTGCAGACCGACAGCGG GTTTGACTTTGATGGCTTGGGCACTTCTGTAAAGCTGGACTACATGACTTCTGCTCCACAGAACAACACTTTCAATTTCCAGCTCAACACATTTCCTCAACAGTCTAACACTTTATTAACTCAGCAGACAAATAGTCTCCTGCCTCAGCAAACAAACACATTGTTACCCCAGCCAGCTAGTTGTCTTATGCCCCAACAGTCCAGCACAATATTGCCCCAGTACTCCCACCTGTCATACCTCACGCCCTCTCCCTACCTCACACCCAACCCCACAGAGAGCAGCACTGCTCCCTATCTGCCCCTCACCACAGGAACCAACAACACTCTGCCTGCATTCACCAGCAGCGGACATGCGTATCTGCAGTCTCAAACTGGCAACCAGATGCTTCTTCAGTCAGGAGTTCATG CATTTCAGGCCTACCCTTGGACAACTGACATGTATAGTCAGTCGGGTCAGTATACACAGGCGGTGTTTCAGTCACAGTTATCATCACAGGGTCATGAGAGCCAATACTCCCAGCTCCTGCCCCAGCAGCACTACGTTCAGCTCGAAGGAGCGCCGCCGCAGCCCAGCCTACCCAAACCCACCCCTGACTCCCTTCTGCCCAATGTCAAAGTAGAGTCTGAAGACATTGGCCACAGCCAGCCAATCAGAGTCAGTGAGGCAGAGCCTACCTTTCATTGCGATTTCTCACCAATCAACTTTTAA
- the LOC132104230 gene encoding homeobox protein NOBOX-like isoform X2 → MDSQVKLEEITENWTADQEPEDRKMEMQEEEIKTEDAKLKNEKVTEDDEETNKKVDNVETDEKYCKDEQERTLDFKNDETKTDDDDDDAEANDLLVPPLEDDCILQMGPDCTIDLVMVCDESVQRCMNEDLLLCPTKSSDLPQQPHIISPPRPLSITLPPQNTTVLPFQPQSLLQPHVPPQAQLAAPCLGKRPYGSNTNVPTGQLEVTLRQVYSTRRYTRFASKAAPLKPLASVGGQTSSQALPSVSTDAPLMPPKKKTRTFYSTDQLEELERVFQDDHYPDGDKRKEIAAAIGVTPQRIMVWFQNRRAKWRKTAKATAKKPPASRGQPCVQVNRSQIFSAPAVTSQHAMPKNTLPPYSTIRTSCTSPPGGFLEYMPPPMHSPPPIRRASLPLITAYNPPTHTVSMLLDTPEHSEPSSADATPLSLQTDSGFDFDGLGTSVKLDYMTSAPQNNTFNFQLNTFPQQSNTLLTQQTNSLLPQQTNTLLPQPASCLMPQQSSTILPQYSHLSYLTPSPYLTPNPTESSTAPYLPLTTGTNNTLPAFTSSGHAYLQSQTGNQMLLQSGVHAFQAYPWTTDMYSQSGQYTQAVFQSQLSSQGHESQYSQLLPQQHYVQLEGAPPQPSLPKPTPDSLLPNVKVESEDIGHSQPIRVSEAEPTFHCDFSPINF, encoded by the exons ATGGACTCTCAGGTGAAACTAGAGGAAATAACTGAGAATTGGACAGCAGATCAAGAACCTGAAGACAGGAAAATGGAGATGCAGGAGGAAGAAATCAAAACTGAAGACGCCaaactaaaaaatgaaaaggtcacAGAGGATGACGAAGAGACAAACAAGAAAGTAGATAATGTAGAAACCGATGAAAAATATTGCAAAGATGAGCAGGAACGCACATTAGATTTCAAAAATGATGAAACAAAgaccgatgatgatgatgatgatgcagagGCAAACGACTTGCTGGTGCCGCCTCTGGAGGATGACTGTATTTTGCAGATGGGCCCAGACTGCACTATAGACCTGGTGATGGTGTGTGATGAGTCTGTGCAGAGATGTATGAACGAAGACCTTTTGTTATGCCCCACCAAATCTTCAGATCTGCCCCAGCAGCCCCATATAATATCCCCACCCAGACCGTTATCTATCACATTACCCCCTCAGAATACCACAGTACTCCCCTTTCAGCCCCAGTCTCTACTTCAACCTCACGTCCCACCACAGGCCCAGCTGGCGGCCCCATGCTTGGGCAAACGACCCTATGGAAGCAACACCAATGTACCCACCGGACAGCTGGAGGTGACACTGCGGCAGGTGTACAGCACTCGCCGCTACACCCGTTTTGCCAGTAAAGCAGCTCCACTTAAACCTCTGGCCTCAGTTGGTGGACAAACCAGCAGTCAGGCTTTACCCTCTGTCAGCACGGATGCTCCTCTAATGCCTCCAAAGAAGAAAACCCGCACCTTCTACAGCACCG ATCAGTTGGAGGAGCTGGAGCGTGTGTTTCAGGACGATCACTACCCTGATGGAGACAAGAGAAAGGAGATCGCTGCTGCCATCGGTGTTACGCCCCAGAGAATCATG GTGTGGTTTCAGAACCGTCGAGCAAAATGGAGAAAAACAGCAAAAGCCACAGCAAAAAAACCTCCTGCTAGTCGGGGTCAACCTTGTGTCCAGGTCAACAG gtcgCAAATTTTCTCAGCTCCTGCTGTTACATCTCAGCATGCCATGCCTAAAAACACACTTCCTCCCTACAGTACCATCCGGACCAGCTGCACTAGTCCACCAG GAGGTTTTTTGGAGTACATGCCCCCTCCCATGCACAGTCCTCCTCCGATACGGCGTGCTTCTTTGCCTCTCATCACGGCATACAACCCCCCTACTCATACTGTGTCCATGCTGCTGGACACTCCTGAACACAGTGAGCCCAGCTCTGCAGACGCAACGCCACTGAGTTTGCAGACCGACAGCGG GTTTGACTTTGATGGCTTGGGCACTTCTGTAAAGCTGGACTACATGACTTCTGCTCCACAGAACAACACTTTCAATTTCCAGCTCAACACATTTCCTCAACAGTCTAACACTTTATTAACTCAGCAGACAAATAGTCTCCTGCCTCAGCAAACAAACACATTGTTACCCCAGCCAGCTAGTTGTCTTATGCCCCAACAGTCCAGCACAATATTGCCCCAGTACTCCCACCTGTCATACCTCACGCCCTCTCCCTACCTCACACCCAACCCCACAGAGAGCAGCACTGCTCCCTATCTGCCCCTCACCACAGGAACCAACAACACTCTGCCTGCATTCACCAGCAGCGGACATGCGTATCTGCAGTCTCAAACTGGCAACCAGATGCTTCTTCAGTCAGGAGTTCATG CATTTCAGGCCTACCCTTGGACAACTGACATGTATAGTCAGTCGGGTCAGTATACACAGGCGGTGTTTCAGTCACAGTTATCATCACAGGGTCATGAGAGCCAATACTCCCAGCTCCTGCCCCAGCAGCACTACGTTCAGCTCGAAGGAGCGCCGCCGCAGCCCAGCCTACCCAAACCCACCCCTGACTCCCTTCTGCCCAATGTCAAAGTAGAGTCTGAAGACATTGGCCACAGCCAGCCAATCAGAGTCAGTGAGGCAGAGCCTACCTTTCATTGCGATTTCTCACCAATCAACTTTTAA
- the LOC132104231 gene encoding syndecan-3-like — translation MKLLCWMALALLLAQTALAQRRKPRPSDDESSGDGLLDDEDYYSGSGSGFPDMDVRPTAAGVTVITEETLPLSTTHSTGPAPSASPAAEPSSPPPPEVERESGLGQDVNGESTSETERQEFEEEKMTRSKEQERERESEVRISLNKEQDVEQEQERSKATVAPRLTDVPVFFVDTSAPLGETTVATSEPEDIVTTEEEDDIYITTEPIMFEPSSTPGTTADDITTTEVIPTTAESTTAKPTRPRPAPTTPSTAPVRPRKPHTTPSRAAPTESSTRSVMTTTQTQTPDETVNNEVAGPGPTDDFEIRENEGRQGNEVGTGRGATGVAGEPDLTGNTVDAAGSSAAQLPQKNILERKEVLIAVIVGGVVGALFAAFLVMLLVYRMKKKDEGSYTLEEPKQATVTYQKPDKQEEFYA, via the exons GCACAGCGTCGCAAACCTCGTCCAAGTGATGATGAGAGTTCTGGAGATGGACTTTTAGACGATGAGGACTACTACTCTGGATCCGGTTCTGGCT TTCCAGATATGGATGTTAGACCTACTGCAGCAGGTGTGACTGTCATTACAGAAGAGACCCTTCCACTTTCTACCACACACTCCACTGGCCCCGCCCCCTCTGCCTCCCCCGCCGCAGAGCCAAGTAGCCCACCTCCACCTGAGGTAGAACGTGAAAGTGGCTTGGGACAAGATGTTAACGGAGAAAGCACATCGGAGACGGAGAGGCAGGAGTTTGAGGAAGAGAAAATGACACGGTCGAAGGAACAGGAAAGAGAACGGGAATCTGAGGTCAGAATAAGTTTGAATAAAGAGCAGGATGTAGAACAGGAACAAGAGAGGTCGAAAGCTACGGTTGCCCCCCGGCTGACTGATGTTCCTGTATTCTTCGTGGATACATCCGCCCCTCTGGGTGAGACTACAGTGGCCACTAGTGAACCGGAGGACATCGTCACCACAGAAGAAGAGGACGATATATACATTACTACAGAGCCCATCATGTTTGAGCCATCCAGCACACCGGGTACAACAGCAGATGACATCACAACCACTGAGGTCATCCCCACCACCGCTGAGTCCACCACTGCTAAGCCAACCAGACCACGTCCTGCCCCGACCACTCCGAGCACTGCCCCGGTGCGCCCCCGGAAACCACACACTACCCCGAGCAGAGCCGCCCCCACTGAGAGCAGCACTCGTTCAGTGATGACCACAACACAG ACACAAACACCAGATGAAACTGTAAATAATGAAGTTGCAGGACCAGGTCCAACTGATGATTTTGAAATCCGCGAGAATGAAGGTCGCCAAGGCAATGAGGTCGGGACAGGCAGAGGGGCGACTGGCGTGGCAGGAGAACCAGATCTGACTGGTAACACAGTAGATGCTGCTGGAAGCTCAGCCGCTCAACTTCCACAGAAGAACATCCTCGAGAGGAAGGAAGTTTTGATAG CTGTGATTGTCGGAGGTGTAGTCGGAGCACTCTTTGCAGCATTCCTCGTAATGTTACTCGTCTACCGGATGAAAAAGAAAGATGAAGGCAGCTACACATTGGAGGAGCCTAAACAAGCCACCGTCACCTACCAGAAACCAGACAAGCAGGAAGAATTCTACGCCTAA